The Candidatus Binatia bacterium genome has a window encoding:
- a CDS encoding fatty acid desaturase, with the protein MYFFSCIAVFLIAYLANMTMISVFYHRGLTHNAVRFGPGTRRWIGRMGVWTTGIDPKAWVCMHRQHHEFSDSPSDPHSPTHVGFWGVLIAQLHSYEKVLKGLLRHRPEVESIVEDLDFDVSWPNRTGHWYLPHLAHMAVAVLIGSLTGYWALGISYWLGMMSHPVQGWIINSFGHAVGGRNFDTPDNSRNNHLAAWLVLGEGFQNNHHRFPASAKFSFRRGEVDMGYWICRILDKFGILEIQRAGLIPSASDFNAAGSSRTNPRPTLGTAGS; encoded by the coding sequence ATGTATTTTTTCAGCTGCATCGCTGTATTCCTGATCGCCTACCTCGCGAATATGACAATGATCTCGGTCTTTTATCACCGTGGTCTGACCCATAATGCCGTCCGGTTTGGGCCTGGAACACGACGGTGGATCGGACGCATGGGAGTCTGGACAACGGGGATCGATCCGAAAGCCTGGGTCTGCATGCACCGACAGCACCATGAATTTTCGGACTCGCCGTCGGATCCGCATAGCCCGACCCACGTTGGTTTTTGGGGCGTCCTGATCGCTCAATTGCACTCCTACGAGAAAGTTCTGAAGGGCCTCCTGCGTCATCGTCCGGAGGTAGAGAGTATCGTCGAGGATCTCGATTTTGACGTGAGTTGGCCGAATCGAACCGGACACTGGTATCTGCCGCACCTTGCGCATATGGCGGTTGCGGTTCTGATCGGATCTTTGACCGGCTATTGGGCCTTGGGCATCAGCTACTGGCTGGGAATGATGAGCCATCCGGTTCAGGGTTGGATTATCAATTCGTTCGGCCACGCGGTCGGCGGGCGGAACTTCGACACCCCCGACAACTCCCGTAACAACCACCTGGCTGCCTGGCTGGTTCTGGGCGAAGGTTTTCAGAACAACCATCATCGGTTTCCTGCCTCGGCCAAATTTTCCTTTCGGCGGGGCGAGGTCGATATGGGCTATTGGATCTGTCGGATTTTGGACAAGTTTGGCATTCTCGAGATTCAGCGTGCTGGTTTGATCCCTTCCGCCAGCGATTTCAACGCAGCGGGAAGCTCCAGAACCAATCCCCGGCCAACGCTCGGCACGGCCGGATCGTGA
- a CDS encoding sulfatase-like hydrolase/transferase — protein MSKGFRRVFIGIAVLMVLGVAGYLNRAAIALKFVSVAAGMRPIGAFQEVAWSTGLDPAGRVAEDRPPNIVLILADDLGWNDLTFQGGGVAGGTVPTPNIDSIATDGVNFVNGYAANATCAPSRAALMSGRYGTRFGFEFTPTPPGMMEMVRLAGDASGLRDPIVYPGAESVPYEDMGMPPSEITIAELLREQQYHTAHIGKWHLGRNGGMGAHDQGFEESLLMSSGLYLPEDHPEVVNSKQNFDPIDKFLWAAMRYAASFNGGSDFAPDRYLTDYYTEEAVKVIEANKDRPFFLYLAHWAPHTPLQATREDYEALSHIENHRLRVYAAMIRSLDRGVGQVLEALRDNGLEDNTIVMFTSDNGGAHYIGIPEVNQPFRGWKISLFEGGIHVPFFIKWPGHLTPGTVVEAPVHHFDLYSTAAAAAGAPLPSDRVVDGVDLVPFATGERTGAPHESLFWRSGTSQTAIVNGWKLNVSDPPGRDWLFDLSVDPNERDDLSATNPEKLAQLKAALAVHNASQIEPAWPSRASMPINIDKDLTQPDAPDDEFIYWSN, from the coding sequence ATGAGCAAGGGATTTCGGCGGGTATTCATCGGTATTGCGGTTTTAATGGTTCTTGGAGTGGCCGGTTATCTCAACCGAGCGGCCATTGCCTTGAAGTTCGTCAGTGTGGCCGCCGGAATGCGGCCAATCGGTGCCTTTCAGGAAGTCGCCTGGAGCACGGGATTGGATCCGGCGGGGCGGGTGGCCGAGGATCGGCCACCAAATATCGTTCTGATCCTTGCCGATGATCTCGGTTGGAACGATCTGACGTTTCAGGGTGGCGGTGTCGCCGGCGGGACGGTTCCGACACCCAATATTGATTCGATCGCGACCGACGGCGTAAACTTCGTCAACGGTTACGCTGCCAACGCGACTTGTGCGCCATCTCGAGCGGCCCTGATGTCGGGGCGATATGGCACCCGATTCGGATTCGAGTTCACACCCACTCCTCCCGGCATGATGGAGATGGTCCGTTTGGCAGGGGATGCATCAGGTCTGAGAGATCCGATTGTCTACCCGGGTGCGGAATCCGTTCCCTATGAAGATATGGGAATGCCTCCGTCGGAAATCACGATCGCGGAGCTTTTGCGGGAGCAGCAATATCACACAGCGCATATCGGCAAATGGCATCTTGGCCGCAACGGAGGGATGGGGGCGCACGATCAGGGTTTTGAGGAAAGCCTTTTGATGTCGAGCGGGCTTTACCTGCCTGAAGACCATCCCGAGGTGGTGAACTCCAAGCAGAATTTCGACCCGATCGATAAATTTCTCTGGGCGGCAATGAGGTACGCGGCCTCGTTCAACGGGGGCAGCGACTTCGCGCCGGACCGCTACCTGACTGATTATTACACCGAAGAGGCGGTCAAGGTGATTGAGGCAAACAAGGATCGTCCCTTCTTTCTCTATCTGGCACATTGGGCACCTCATACTCCTCTGCAGGCGACTCGCGAGGACTACGAGGCCTTGTCGCATATCGAGAACCATCGCCTTCGAGTGTATGCCGCGATGATCCGCAGTCTGGATCGGGGGGTGGGTCAGGTTCTCGAAGCATTGCGGGACAATGGCCTCGAGGACAACACAATTGTCATGTTTACGTCAGACAATGGGGGCGCGCATTATATCGGGATCCCCGAGGTCAATCAGCCCTTCCGGGGGTGGAAGATCTCACTGTTTGAAGGGGGGATTCACGTGCCGTTTTTCATCAAATGGCCGGGGCATCTTACGCCCGGAACGGTCGTGGAGGCACCGGTGCACCATTTCGATCTCTACAGCACCGCTGCGGCTGCCGCAGGTGCTCCTTTGCCAAGCGACCGGGTTGTTGATGGCGTGGATCTGGTCCCGTTTGCGACCGGCGAGAGGACCGGTGCGCCACATGAGTCCCTGTTCTGGCGCAGCGGGACTTCACAGACGGCGATCGTGAATGGCTGGAAGCTCAACGTCAGCGATCCCCCCGGAAGAGACTGGCTCTTCGATCTCTCGGTCGACCCGAATGAGCGCGACGACCTGTCGGCGACGAATCCCGAGAAATTGGCGCAATTAAAGGCGGCGCTGGCGGTTCATAATGCCAGCCAGATCGAGCCTGCGTGGCCGAGTCGGGCTTCGATGCCTATCAATATCGACAAGGACCTCACCCAGCCCGACGCGCCCGACGACGAATTTATCTATTGGTCGAATTAG
- a CDS encoding MBL fold metallo-hydrolase, with product MDSKLSRAIAQRFILSILLCSSMGCDALVRQFASAAVATQANTGNSQVLEDDAINIFLCGTGSPLPDASSAAACTIVIAGGKLYVVDVGPGSQEVAQLGGMPRAELGGILLTHFHSDHIGELGEWATQSWIAGRTGPLHIYGPQGVDQVANGFRQAYRVDDEYRIEHHGEENLPRAAGEWITHTVPYTRGPGTIVLEEGDLTITAFAVDHQPVEPAVGYRFDYKDRSVVISGDTDQSNNLEANAKGADLLIHEVLLKEFIGQFSAALGEAGLTRMQTLSSDILDYHASPKEAVASAQAAGVQAVVFTHLVPAVPGFLRSWLFLRGVDGGSVDVVIGEDGMRIRLPAGSDAIEIEEP from the coding sequence ATGGACTCAAAACTCTCTCGCGCAATCGCGCAACGATTCATCCTCTCGATCCTGCTCTGCAGCTCGATGGGGTGCGACGCGCTGGTGCGGCAATTCGCATCGGCGGCCGTCGCCACGCAAGCCAACACGGGCAATAGTCAAGTACTGGAAGACGATGCCATCAATATTTTCCTCTGCGGCACCGGCTCCCCGCTACCGGACGCAAGCAGTGCGGCTGCTTGTACAATCGTGATCGCCGGCGGCAAGCTCTATGTTGTCGATGTCGGCCCGGGCTCGCAAGAGGTCGCCCAACTCGGCGGGATGCCCCGGGCAGAACTCGGCGGGATTCTCCTTACTCACTTTCATTCGGACCATATCGGGGAATTGGGCGAGTGGGCGACTCAAAGCTGGATCGCCGGCCGCACCGGACCTCTGCATATCTACGGGCCCCAAGGAGTCGACCAGGTCGCGAACGGGTTTCGGCAGGCCTACCGGGTCGATGACGAATACCGCATCGAGCACCATGGCGAAGAAAATTTACCACGAGCGGCGGGCGAGTGGATTACGCATACGGTGCCCTACACCAGAGGGCCGGGCACTATAGTCCTTGAGGAGGGTGACCTCACCATCACCGCATTTGCGGTTGACCACCAACCCGTCGAGCCTGCTGTTGGTTATCGCTTCGACTACAAGGACAGGTCTGTTGTGATTAGCGGCGACACCGATCAATCGAACAACCTCGAGGCCAACGCGAAAGGAGCGGACCTGCTCATCCACGAGGTTCTTCTCAAAGAATTCATCGGCCAGTTCTCCGCAGCCCTCGGCGAGGCCGGCCTGACGCGGATGCAGACACTATCGAGTGATATTCTCGACTACCATGCGAGCCCCAAGGAGGCGGTCGCCTCCGCGCAAGCTGCGGGAGTGCAGGCTGTCGTCTTCACGCACCTGGTCCCTGCCGTGCCGGGCTTTCTCCGCTCCTGGCTCTTCCTGCGAGGCGTCGACGGTGGGTCGGTCGATGTCGTGATCGGCGAAGACGGCATGCGCATCCGCCTTCCGGCTGGCTCCGATGCCATCGAGATCGAAGAGCCCTGA
- a CDS encoding TetR/AcrR family transcriptional regulator — MTIAAEKAIDGRRVRSDRTRAAVAQAMLDCIHEGALRPSAKSVAARAGVSARAVFRHFENMEALMAETTRLHLEKMLPLLPQPLTTGPLSKRVRRFVELCVAFLEPSRPIWNSGRLSMPFSPVLQERHRDLLAIWDQELKKSFASEFKAMTATIRKRRIQILVTMLGHDAWSELREAQGLSLEESKRTLEEAIRLLLSPK, encoded by the coding sequence ATGACAATAGCAGCAGAAAAAGCCATCGATGGTCGGCGAGTGCGCTCCGATCGCACTCGAGCCGCAGTCGCCCAAGCCATGCTCGACTGTATCCACGAAGGGGCGCTGCGTCCCTCAGCCAAAAGCGTCGCCGCTCGTGCCGGGGTTTCGGCTCGTGCCGTGTTCCGCCATTTTGAAAATATGGAGGCATTGATGGCCGAAACAACGCGACTTCATCTCGAGAAAATGTTGCCGCTTCTGCCACAGCCGCTCACGACAGGGCCGCTAAGTAAGCGAGTTCGCAGGTTCGTGGAACTTTGCGTAGCTTTCCTCGAACCTTCGAGGCCCATATGGAACTCGGGACGACTGAGCATGCCCTTCTCCCCCGTCCTGCAGGAGCGCCATCGAGACCTCCTTGCTATATGGGATCAGGAATTGAAGAAATCCTTCGCGTCGGAATTCAAGGCAATGACAGCAACGATTCGGAAGCGACGGATCCAGATCCTTGTGACGATGCTGGGCCATGACGCCTGGTCAGAGCTTCGGGAGGCTCAGGGCCTCTCCCTCGAGGAATCGAAGCGAACGCTTGAAGAAGCGATTCGACTGCTGCTCTCACCAAAATAA
- a CDS encoding NAD(P)H-quinone oxidoreductase yields MKAIEVREGALFWSDHAVPQVGPSEVLIHVHATAVNRADLMQRMGFYPPPAGASPILGLECAGEVVSLGSGVSDFAVGDRVCALLSGGGYAEQVAVPAGQVLRIPPEMSFEMAAAIPEVFATAYLNLYREAALRPGERVLVHAGASGVGTASIQLCRALGNPCFVTVGSPEKVERCQALGAEGGWDRHEGSFLPAVSAWADPDGVDVILDPVGGAYLEDNLMCLSLEGRLVLIGLMGGGDAKLSLAQLMMKRLRVIGSTLRAQPVEAKTVLMQEMGQRLWPLFATNEIRPIVEAVLPITEASQAHALVEANQTFGKVVLRVN; encoded by the coding sequence ATGAAGGCGATCGAGGTACGCGAGGGAGCACTTTTCTGGTCAGATCATGCAGTCCCGCAGGTGGGGCCGAGCGAGGTATTGATCCATGTGCATGCAACGGCGGTCAATCGCGCCGATCTGATGCAGCGCATGGGTTTTTACCCACCCCCGGCGGGGGCGAGCCCGATTCTGGGGCTGGAATGTGCGGGCGAGGTGGTTTCGTTGGGATCTGGCGTTTCGGATTTCGCGGTCGGTGATCGCGTCTGCGCGCTTCTTTCCGGGGGAGGCTACGCCGAGCAGGTGGCGGTTCCCGCGGGGCAGGTTCTGCGAATCCCGCCGGAAATGAGCTTCGAGATGGCGGCCGCGATCCCCGAGGTCTTTGCGACGGCGTACCTGAATCTCTATCGCGAGGCGGCCCTGCGGCCCGGTGAACGCGTGCTGGTGCATGCAGGCGCCAGCGGCGTTGGGACCGCTTCTATCCAGCTATGTCGCGCTTTGGGGAATCCATGTTTCGTGACAGTCGGCAGCCCCGAGAAGGTGGAGCGCTGCCAGGCGCTGGGCGCAGAGGGTGGATGGGATCGACACGAAGGAAGTTTTCTTCCCGCCGTATCGGCATGGGCTGACCCTGACGGTGTAGATGTGATCCTTGACCCGGTTGGCGGTGCCTATCTGGAGGACAATCTGATGTGCCTCTCGCTGGAGGGAAGGCTGGTTCTGATTGGTTTGATGGGTGGCGGCGACGCGAAACTGTCGTTGGCGCAGTTGATGATGAAGCGTCTGCGCGTGATCGGCTCCACGCTGCGCGCCCAGCCGGTGGAAGCAAAAACGGTGTTAATGCAGGAGATGGGACAACGGCTTTGGCCTTTATTTGCCACCAATGAAATTCGTCCGATTGTCGAAGCCGTTTTGCCGATCACGGAAGCCTCGCAGGCGCATGCGCTGGTAGAGGCAAACCAGACCTTCGGTAAAGTCGTCCTCCGCGTGAATTGA
- a CDS encoding TetR/AcrR family transcriptional regulator, giving the protein MSAADRRAQLVEVGRKVFAARGFEATSVEEIADKAGISKPILYQHFGGKEGLYAVIVDREMERVLSLISATISSGTPRERVERSTLGFLSYVRDHPDGFAVLAHDAPVGNQEGSMASVLSELAEKTSAVFAKALKDSGANPKSAPIYAHALIGMVTFVGQWWREVRKPPIEVVASHIAALSWKGLQSLPEKPQPIAPEIRRSLARKSPFPSAAED; this is encoded by the coding sequence ATGTCCGCCGCGGATCGGCGCGCTCAATTGGTAGAAGTTGGCCGAAAAGTCTTTGCCGCGCGTGGCTTTGAGGCGACTTCCGTTGAGGAAATCGCCGACAAGGCCGGCATTTCAAAACCGATCCTCTACCAACATTTCGGCGGAAAGGAGGGGCTGTATGCGGTCATTGTCGATCGCGAGATGGAACGTGTCCTCTCCCTGATCTCGGCCACGATCTCCTCGGGAACACCTCGCGAGCGCGTGGAGCGCTCGACGCTGGGCTTTCTGAGCTACGTCCGGGATCACCCGGACGGATTTGCCGTTCTGGCGCATGACGCTCCGGTGGGAAATCAGGAGGGATCGATGGCTTCGGTCTTGAGCGAACTCGCAGAAAAGACCTCCGCCGTTTTCGCGAAAGCACTCAAAGACTCCGGGGCCAATCCCAAATCAGCGCCCATCTATGCTCACGCTCTGATCGGGATGGTGACCTTTGTCGGGCAATGGTGGCGGGAGGTGAGAAAGCCTCCTATCGAAGTGGTCGCGAGCCATATTGCGGCACTCTCCTGGAAAGGGCTTCAGAGCCTTCCGGAAAAGCCACAACCAATTGCTCCCGAGATTCGACGCAGCCTTGCACGAAAGAGTCCCTTCCCGAGCGCCGCGGAGGATTGA
- a CDS encoding aldo/keto reductase — translation MERINITETLSFSRIVYGMWRVGDDSDTSPGHIRNKIQACLDQGITTIDQADIYGGYAAEELLGAALAGTDLRDQIEIVTKCDIVAPMGRYADARGKYYDTSSEHLQASVEHSLRLMGIEYIDTLLIHRPDPFMDHRDTGAALDALVESGKVRSIGASNFRPHDLSLLQSAMEQPLVTDQIELSVLCHEAFTNGDLACLQEHDIPAMAWSPLGGGKLFDAENQPLHHKLKEIGERTGHDASGAAIAWLLAHPAHIVPVMGTNKLERIAKFSEAFEIAMDRQTWFEIYTAALGHEVP, via the coding sequence ATGGAACGCATCAATATCACCGAGACCCTGAGTTTCTCCCGGATCGTCTATGGCATGTGGCGAGTCGGCGACGATAGCGACACCAGCCCGGGCCATATCCGCAACAAGATTCAAGCCTGTCTCGATCAAGGCATCACGACCATCGATCAGGCCGACATCTATGGGGGCTATGCCGCCGAAGAACTGCTGGGTGCCGCACTGGCGGGCACGGACCTGCGCGATCAGATCGAGATCGTGACCAAATGCGATATTGTGGCGCCAATGGGTCGCTACGCGGATGCGCGCGGCAAATACTACGACACCAGTAGCGAGCATCTTCAGGCCTCGGTCGAGCACTCCCTGCGACTGATGGGCATCGAATACATCGACACCCTGCTGATTCATCGCCCCGATCCATTCATGGACCATCGCGACACCGGGGCCGCCCTCGACGCGCTGGTCGAATCGGGCAAGGTCCGCAGCATCGGGGCGTCGAACTTTCGACCACACGACCTCAGCTTGCTGCAATCTGCCATGGAACAGCCGCTGGTTACCGACCAGATCGAGTTGAGCGTTCTTTGCCACGAGGCATTCACCAATGGCGATCTCGCCTGCCTGCAGGAGCACGATATCCCGGCGATGGCATGGTCCCCGTTGGGCGGTGGCAAGCTCTTCGATGCGGAAAATCAACCCCTCCACCACAAGCTCAAGGAGATTGGGGAACGAACCGGGCACGACGCCTCGGGCGCAGCGATCGCATGGTTGCTCGCTCATCCAGCGCATATCGTTCCGGTAATGGGCACCAACAAGCTCGAGCGGATTGCCAAATTCAGCGAGGCTTTCGAGATCGCGATGGACCGCCAGACCTGGTTCGAAATCTATACCGCCGCGCTCGGCCACGAAGTCCCTTAG
- a CDS encoding GntR family transcriptional regulator, which yields MNLVIDLDAKTPVHRQIADQIRFAIQTGKLAPGEKLPSLRSVAAKAGVAVNTVAKAYKSLEATGAAQAGQRSAYTVCPKPRRTGRAPKADDSVRYAARGVSATKSEVHGAIAGIDKGVFPGSFCKITEDYLTGDPDLCNLIHADGSGTKSILAYLHYRETGDPSVFRGIAQDSIVMNLDDLLCVGATGRILISSTINRNAKRIPGDVLAELISGNEEVLKILRGHGVDIHSGGGETADVGDLTPTVVVDSCATAILQKKKVVTGGRIKPGLAIVGLASDGQAAYETVPNSGIGSNGLTSARHDLLSPYYRRHYPETFDKQIDKDLVYCGPYRLKDPLQDSSMTIGEALLSPTRSYAPVISALLRDYPGAIRGLVHCSGGGQTKCLHFGRNVHYIKDALMPIPPIFRAIQRASGTGWKEMYRVYNMGHRMEVYCPPSQVSKVISCVREFGIEAAQIGHTESSASGNQLTLMHGRKRLRY from the coding sequence ATGAATCTCGTTATTGATCTCGACGCCAAAACCCCTGTACACCGTCAAATCGCCGATCAGATCCGCTTCGCAATCCAAACGGGCAAGCTGGCGCCTGGGGAAAAACTCCCCAGCTTGCGGAGCGTCGCCGCGAAAGCCGGCGTGGCCGTAAACACCGTTGCCAAGGCGTATAAAAGTCTCGAAGCAACAGGCGCGGCTCAGGCCGGACAGCGAAGCGCCTATACCGTTTGCCCAAAACCTCGCCGCACGGGACGTGCCCCCAAAGCTGACGATAGCGTGCGGTATGCCGCGCGGGGAGTTTCCGCGACAAAATCCGAAGTCCATGGCGCCATCGCCGGAATCGACAAGGGGGTCTTCCCCGGATCCTTCTGTAAAATCACGGAAGATTACCTGACCGGCGACCCGGATCTATGCAATCTGATCCACGCCGACGGAAGTGGAACGAAATCCATTCTGGCCTACCTGCACTACCGCGAGACCGGAGACCCCTCCGTCTTTCGCGGAATTGCGCAGGACAGCATCGTCATGAATCTGGACGATCTTTTGTGTGTAGGCGCGACCGGTCGCATTCTGATTTCGAGCACCATCAATCGAAATGCCAAAAGAATCCCGGGGGACGTCCTGGCGGAGCTCATCAGCGGAAACGAAGAGGTCCTGAAAATATTGCGTGGCCATGGGGTCGACATCCATAGCGGCGGCGGCGAAACTGCCGATGTCGGAGACCTGACCCCTACCGTTGTCGTCGACAGCTGCGCCACGGCCATCTTGCAAAAAAAGAAAGTGGTCACCGGCGGCCGGATCAAACCCGGACTGGCCATCGTCGGACTGGCTTCCGACGGACAGGCCGCGTACGAAACCGTGCCGAACAGCGGCATCGGCAGCAACGGCCTGACCAGCGCACGGCATGACTTGCTGAGCCCCTATTACCGGAGACACTATCCCGAAACCTTCGACAAACAGATCGACAAGGATTTGGTGTATTGCGGGCCCTACCGGCTCAAGGATCCCCTGCAAGATTCCTCCATGACCATCGGCGAGGCGCTCCTGAGCCCGACGCGAAGCTACGCTCCGGTCATCTCGGCACTTCTGAGAGATTATCCAGGTGCCATCCGCGGGCTTGTTCATTGCTCGGGCGGAGGACAGACCAAATGCCTTCATTTCGGTCGCAACGTCCATTACATCAAAGACGCCTTGATGCCGATCCCTCCCATTTTCCGCGCGATCCAACGAGCCAGTGGCACCGGATGGAAGGAAATGTACCGCGTCTACAATATGGGCCATCGGATGGAGGTCTACTGTCCCCCCTCTCAGGTTTCGAAGGTCATCAGCTGCGTCCGGGAGTTCGGCATTGAAGCTGCCCAGATTGGTCATACCGAGTCGAGCGCGTCGGGGAATCAGCTCACACTCATGCACGGCCGCAAGCGTCTACGGTACTGA
- a CDS encoding sulfatase, with protein MPALLQNKPASDARISHGDRFGQGALTAIVLVTVVVVGAIGCDRLPLNLPTKTIEEETAVQARLWSSGVLAKGPPPAICEVDQVRRPALGCAESQRFFSGLMKSAIPGTLRIQAKRPRNLSTDYGLIETQIKLAESQNWGSIPPFAIGPETEVITQPIQSGVIRAKSHQAILTVRPLSSSLSRWRTLPLWPLESTVLNFDLAILPEALAAGARSARVRVFAHVAGSPRTLLFEKLIKATQPAVWHPQFVSLRAYAGQPTSLIFESQPWPPAPEGFSAPLIGAPMLTYRTQTRTQPKNIILISLDTLRGDQLGASVNGRALTPNLDAFGAQGAQFAQAMTTYPSTTASHMSMMTGLYPITHNTNHPGVSVADDIPMMAEILAGRGFATAAVTENAMLAASSGFSRGFDFYREVRDLGMSVAQGQIEKTFQSGIDWLEKHTDERFFLFLHTYQVHGPYAPPPEYDIFKGNFEGTKKGSYARRAIAQKNAYAGEVLYTDAVVGELLEKLKSLGLEENTLIIITSDHGEEFGDHGHIGHSQTPFESVMRIPLLIRAPGKIEPGRKVRSVVSLVDVLPTVLDLLDSTQGGAVFDTSVNAAPSPPFHGVSLVGLMQGKPGLSRQAVFAESRRPGHQSIVARTNTHRFITPQTQTETQQIFDLRVDATEQRNLKSPDLQAKGRLLAQRYKGLRSREMKPQAATQKTQSVDPETAAKLRALGYTDH; from the coding sequence ATGCCTGCATTGCTCCAAAATAAACCTGCATCCGACGCGAGAATCTCGCATGGGGACAGGTTCGGGCAAGGAGCCCTCACAGCGATCGTTCTCGTGACAGTTGTCGTGGTCGGCGCTATCGGCTGCGACCGGCTTCCGCTGAATCTGCCGACGAAGACAATCGAAGAAGAGACCGCCGTTCAGGCACGGTTGTGGAGCTCCGGGGTGCTCGCGAAAGGACCGCCTCCCGCCATATGCGAAGTCGACCAGGTTCGGCGACCCGCACTCGGATGCGCCGAGTCGCAGCGTTTCTTCTCAGGACTCATGAAAAGCGCCATCCCCGGGACACTGCGCATTCAGGCCAAACGGCCCCGGAACTTGAGCACGGACTACGGCCTGATTGAAACACAGATCAAATTGGCCGAGAGCCAGAACTGGGGTTCCATCCCACCGTTCGCAATCGGTCCCGAAACAGAGGTCATCACGCAGCCGATCCAATCCGGGGTCATCCGCGCAAAAAGCCATCAAGCCATCCTCACGGTGCGGCCGCTATCCTCTTCCCTGTCTCGCTGGCGAACACTTCCTCTCTGGCCACTCGAGTCGACGGTTCTGAATTTCGATCTCGCGATCCTGCCCGAAGCTTTAGCCGCAGGAGCCCGCTCCGCTCGCGTGCGTGTCTTCGCTCATGTCGCAGGAAGCCCTCGCACGCTCCTGTTTGAAAAGCTTATCAAGGCTACGCAACCTGCGGTCTGGCATCCGCAATTTGTTTCGCTTCGAGCATACGCCGGGCAGCCGACATCGCTGATCTTCGAATCCCAGCCGTGGCCCCCGGCGCCCGAAGGATTTAGTGCGCCCCTGATTGGGGCCCCGATGTTGACCTACCGCACTCAGACCCGAACACAGCCGAAGAATATCATTTTGATTTCGCTCGACACCCTGCGCGGTGATCAACTGGGCGCGAGTGTAAACGGACGTGCACTAACACCCAACCTCGATGCGTTCGGCGCGCAGGGTGCACAATTCGCACAGGCGATGACGACATACCCGTCCACGACGGCCTCGCATATGAGCATGATGACGGGGCTGTATCCGATCACCCACAACACCAATCATCCAGGCGTTTCGGTCGCCGACGATATCCCGATGATGGCGGAGATCCTTGCCGGTCGGGGATTTGCCACTGCCGCGGTGACCGAGAATGCAATGCTGGCGGCTTCGTCGGGTTTCTCGCGAGGCTTCGATTTTTACCGAGAGGTACGCGATCTCGGCATGTCCGTGGCTCAGGGGCAGATCGAAAAGACCTTCCAGTCAGGGATCGATTGGCTGGAGAAACACACCGACGAACGTTTCTTCCTCTTCCTCCACACCTATCAGGTCCATGGCCCCTACGCGCCGCCTCCCGAGTACGATATTTTCAAGGGCAATTTCGAAGGCACGAAGAAGGGAAGTTACGCCCGCCGGGCCATCGCCCAAAAGAACGCCTACGCCGGAGAGGTCCTCTACACCGATGCAGTCGTTGGTGAGTTGCTCGAAAAGCTGAAGAGTCTCGGACTGGAGGAAAACACCCTCATCATCATCACCTCGGACCATGGCGAGGAGTTCGGCGACCATGGACACATCGGACATTCCCAGACACCTTTTGAGTCCGTGATGCGAATCCCGCTGCTGATCCGAGCGCCCGGCAAGATCGAGCCGGGACGAAAAGTTCGCAGCGTAGTTTCACTCGTCGATGTGCTGCCAACAGTCCTCGATCTCCTGGACTCGACTCAGGGCGGGGCGGTGTTTGATACATCGGTCAATGCTGCTCCCTCGCCCCCGTTCCACGGGGTCTCGTTGGTGGGACTGATGCAAGGGAAACCAGGCCTCTCGCGCCAGGCCGTCTTTGCCGAAAGTCGACGCCCCGGCCATCAAAGCATCGTTGCCCGAACCAATACCCATCGCTTCATCACACCCCAAACCCAAACCGAGACGCAGCAGATCTTCGACTTGCGGGTAGATGCCACCGAGCAACGAAATCTGAAAAGCCCGGACCTTCAGGCAAAAGGCCGCCTCCTCGCGCAGCGCTACAAGGGCTTGCGGAGTCGAGAAATGAAGCCCCAGGCGGCCACGCAGAAGACGCAATCGGTTGACCCCGAGACTGCCGCAAAGTTGCGGGCTCTCGGATACACCGACCACTGA